In one Cupriavidus taiwanensis genomic region, the following are encoded:
- a CDS encoding glycosyltransferase family 2 protein: protein MSEAQFAPPPGAASVEACSIAAVVVTFNPDEPVFRRLLQATLQQVGTVVVVDNGSARVDVSAMCGSVDAGVGRIRYVPLGTNLGIAAAQNRGIEAAKAAGAEYVLLLDHDSVPADNMVAALRQADRQLRDAGVEVGAVGAVAHDRRTGTTSKVVRMVRGRVQRLASQTSEPYIEADFLIASGTMIAISVLERHGMMNEGYFIDHVDTEWCLRVKARGMRLFAIPRARLEHALGDHVVRVWLGRWREVPVHSPARDYYMFRNTVRMLLTTPMSLAWRITHVFRLSQFAVFFGLGMSPRLKRIRLMTRGIIDGVKGRGGALVDARPGRGSNR from the coding sequence ATGAGCGAAGCACAATTTGCCCCGCCACCAGGCGCCGCATCCGTTGAAGCTTGTAGCATCGCTGCCGTCGTCGTTACTTTCAATCCCGACGAGCCTGTTTTCCGGCGGCTGTTGCAGGCTACCTTGCAGCAGGTCGGGACTGTTGTGGTTGTCGACAACGGATCGGCTCGAGTCGATGTCTCCGCCATGTGCGGTTCGGTAGATGCGGGGGTTGGGCGTATTCGTTACGTACCACTAGGCACCAACCTCGGCATCGCCGCCGCCCAAAACCGCGGTATTGAAGCAGCAAAGGCCGCCGGTGCCGAGTACGTGCTCTTGCTGGACCACGACAGCGTACCGGCTGACAACATGGTCGCAGCGCTCCGGCAAGCCGACCGGCAATTGCGCGACGCCGGCGTCGAGGTGGGCGCGGTGGGCGCGGTGGCGCACGACCGCCGCACCGGGACGACCTCCAAGGTGGTGCGCATGGTGCGGGGCCGGGTGCAGCGACTCGCCAGCCAGACCTCGGAGCCTTATATCGAGGCCGATTTTCTGATCGCCTCCGGTACCATGATTGCCATCTCGGTGCTGGAGCGCCACGGCATGATGAACGAGGGCTACTTTATCGATCATGTCGACACCGAATGGTGCCTGCGCGTAAAGGCGCGGGGCATGCGACTCTTTGCAATTCCGCGCGCGCGGCTTGAGCACGCGCTGGGCGACCATGTCGTGCGGGTCTGGCTGGGCCGCTGGCGCGAAGTGCCCGTGCATTCCCCGGCGCGCGATTACTACATGTTCCGCAATACCGTGCGCATGCTGCTGACGACGCCGATGAGCCTGGCATGGCGGATTACGCATGTGTTCCGCTTGTCGCAGTTTGCGGTGTTCTTCGGCCTCGGCATGTCGCCGCGGCTGAAGCGGATCCGATTGATGACCCGAGGCATTATCGACGGCGTAAAGGGCCGTGGTGGTGCGTTGGTGGATGCGAGGCCGGGCCGTGGAAGCAACCGCTAA
- a CDS encoding glycosyltransferase, producing MEATAKLLTISLVSHGQGELMRPLIRQLSAIAHELPLKVVVTENLPERRDTDDAVGDLDIRYIRNAAPKGFGANHNAAFALCDTPYFCVVNPDVRLIENPFPALLAQARARPGVVAPRVVANDGAVEDSARKVPRPLVLLRRALTRLANKRLPPDYAGEGTVPVDWAAGMFLLFDASVFQRLGGFDDRYHLYCEDVDVCLRTWLNGGSVHLANDVIVMHDARRDSHRRLRYLRWHLASMMRLFTSSAYWRFRLRQVAAGN from the coding sequence GTGGAAGCAACCGCTAAGCTGCTGACGATTTCCCTGGTCAGCCACGGCCAGGGGGAATTAATGCGTCCCCTGATCAGGCAATTGTCTGCGATCGCCCATGAACTTCCCCTGAAGGTTGTCGTAACCGAGAACCTGCCTGAACGCCGCGACACGGATGATGCCGTCGGCGATCTCGACATCAGGTATATCCGGAATGCCGCGCCCAAAGGGTTCGGGGCAAACCACAACGCAGCCTTTGCTCTTTGCGATACGCCGTATTTTTGCGTGGTCAATCCCGATGTCCGGTTGATCGAGAATCCCTTTCCTGCGCTGTTGGCCCAAGCCCGGGCCCGGCCGGGGGTCGTAGCGCCGCGTGTGGTCGCCAACGACGGCGCGGTCGAGGACAGTGCGCGGAAGGTGCCGAGGCCATTGGTCTTGTTGCGACGTGCCCTGACCCGATTGGCCAACAAGCGTCTGCCCCCGGACTACGCCGGCGAAGGCACGGTTCCGGTTGACTGGGCGGCCGGCATGTTTCTGCTTTTTGATGCCAGCGTATTCCAGCGACTGGGTGGCTTCGACGACCGGTACCATCTCTATTGCGAGGACGTGGACGTTTGCCTGCGTACATGGCTGAATGGAGGGAGTGTCCATCTGGCCAATGATGTCATAGTGATGCACGATGCCCGCCGCGACAGCCACCGCCGTCTCCGCTACCTCCGCTGGCATCTGGCAAGCATGATGCGGCTGTTTACGTCGTCCGCCTACTGGCGGTTCCGCTTGCGCCAGGTCGCCGCCGGCAATTGA